In Candidatus Acidiferrales bacterium, a genomic segment contains:
- a CDS encoding FlgD immunoglobulin-like domain containing protein → MKCILIFLSLIVGGAFAQPAKVGKTDAVGQIPQQSSGQVWQVPFASSDNTISLSVQNNSGTETKNVSVAFNKIPSWLKFKENAATIKSISANASGDAGFTFSVDKKAPVGKDTTLTATISTTNGQSWTKEIKISVGAPKDYKLYNNFSNPFNPSTKIAFELPKASHVELIIYDVVGREVTQAADADYPAGYTELTWNGTNKNGTLVSSGVYFYRISADKWSKVKKMMMVK, encoded by the coding sequence ATGAAATGCATTTTAATCTTTCTATCGCTGATCGTAGGAGGTGCCTTTGCCCAACCGGCAAAGGTTGGCAAAACGGATGCCGTGGGACAGATCCCTCAACAAAGTTCGGGACAGGTCTGGCAAGTCCCATTCGCCTCATCGGACAACACAATCTCTCTGAGTGTTCAAAACAATTCCGGCACTGAGACGAAGAATGTGTCCGTCGCGTTCAACAAAATTCCATCATGGCTGAAGTTTAAAGAGAACGCTGCAACCATAAAGAGCATTTCGGCAAATGCTTCTGGGGATGCCGGGTTTACATTCTCTGTTGATAAGAAAGCTCCTGTTGGAAAGGACACGACCTTGACGGCAACGATAAGTACAACAAATGGTCAGTCATGGACTAAGGAAATAAAGATCTCTGTCGGAGCGCCGAAAGATTACAAGCTTTACAATAACTTTTCCAATCCATTCAACCCGTCGACAAAAATTGCATTTGAGCTTCCGAAAGCATCGCATGTAGAACTCATCATCTATGACGTCGTCGGGAGAGAAGTCACGCAAGCTGCAGACGCAGATTATCCTGCCGGTTATACCGAGCTGACATGGAACGGAACAAACAAAAATGGAACACTTGTTTCATCCGGAGTTTACTTTTATCGGATAAGCGCTGACAAGTGGAGCAAGGTGAAGAAGATGATGATGGTTAAATAA
- a CDS encoding CoA-binding protein, with amino-acid sequence MTDGDDNQLRDILKSAKTIAVVGASIDPNRDSNRIMEYLIKVGYDVIPVNPNYQSVLDRKCFPYVASIGKPVDIVDVFRRSEFVGEVARDAVKANAKVLWMQLGVINEDAARYATDDGMKVVMNRCIMVEYRRLSPTF; translated from the coding sequence ATGACAGACGGAGACGACAACCAACTCAGGGATATTTTAAAGAGTGCCAAGACGATTGCCGTGGTTGGAGCTTCTATAGATCCGAATCGCGACAGCAACAGGATTATGGAGTATCTCATCAAAGTGGGGTATGATGTGATCCCGGTAAATCCGAACTACCAAAGCGTCTTAGACCGAAAATGTTTCCCGTATGTGGCAAGCATCGGCAAGCCGGTCGATATTGTTGATGTGTTTCGACGAAGCGAGTTCGTCGGCGAAGTCGCGAGGGATGCGGTGAAGGCAAATGCGAAAGTGTTATGGATGCAGTTAGGGGTTATAAATGAGGATGCCGCCCGATACGCCACAGACGATGGTATGAAGGTGGTTATGAATAGGTGCATCATGGTGGAATACAGAAGACTCTCGCCGACATTTTGA
- the gcvPB gene encoding aminomethyl-transferring glycine dehydrogenase subunit GcvPB, translating to MPEKLIFELSHKGRKGYTLSKRDVPFNLDVPKIYLRSNFADLPEVSENEVVRHFVRLSTLNYHIDKGFYPLGSCTMKYNPKVNEKTSSMPGNADIHPLEPEEAVQGALELMYNLSGMLREIAGMSAVSLQPAAGAQGELTGIMLIRKYHESKGEVRSKILVPDSAHGTNPASVAISGYKAVSIKSNRDGRVDLEDLKKNLDDEVAGMMLTNPNTLGIFESDILTISKMVHYVGGLMYMDGANLNAIVGLVRPGDMGFDVVHINLHKTFSTPHGGGGPGSGPVAVNDKLKDFLPVPLIEKHGEKFSLNFNKPDSIGKIHSFFGNFGMLVRAYTYILSHGPDGLRNNSINAVINANYLLSKLCNSFVLPFNARPMHEFVLSTDTQKARGVRTLDVAKRLLDYGYHAPTIYFPLIVHEALMIEPTETETKETLDSFADALLMIDQESRISPETLRDAPMTTPVRRLDDAYAARNVNVCFKE from the coding sequence ATGCCTGAGAAACTCATATTTGAACTATCGCACAAAGGAAGAAAAGGTTACACTCTATCCAAGCGCGATGTTCCTTTCAATTTGGATGTCCCGAAAATTTATTTGCGTTCCAATTTTGCGGATTTGCCCGAGGTGAGCGAAAACGAAGTGGTCCGCCATTTCGTGAGGCTTTCAACGCTCAATTATCACATTGACAAAGGCTTTTATCCGCTCGGCTCCTGTACCATGAAATACAATCCTAAGGTGAATGAGAAGACTTCATCGATGCCGGGCAATGCGGACATTCATCCTTTGGAACCGGAGGAAGCGGTCCAGGGTGCGCTGGAGTTGATGTATAATCTCTCCGGAATGCTTCGTGAAATAGCCGGGATGTCCGCAGTTTCCCTTCAGCCTGCAGCCGGCGCACAGGGCGAATTGACGGGCATCATGCTCATAAGAAAATATCACGAGTCAAAAGGTGAAGTGAGAAGCAAAATTCTGGTGCCCGACTCCGCTCACGGCACGAACCCGGCAAGCGTAGCGATCAGCGGCTACAAAGCGGTCAGCATTAAGTCGAATCGAGACGGAAGAGTTGACCTCGAAGATCTGAAAAAAAATCTCGACGACGAGGTAGCCGGCATGATGCTGACAAATCCGAATACTCTCGGGATTTTTGAATCCGACATTCTGACGATAAGCAAGATGGTACACTATGTTGGCGGGTTAATGTATATGGATGGGGCCAATCTAAATGCAATCGTGGGACTCGTCCGGCCCGGCGATATGGGTTTCGACGTCGTTCACATAAATTTGCACAAGACATTTTCGACTCCGCACGGCGGCGGGGGCCCCGGTTCCGGCCCTGTGGCTGTAAATGACAAGCTGAAAGATTTCCTTCCGGTACCGTTGATCGAGAAACATGGAGAAAAGTTTTCCCTGAATTTCAACAAGCCGGACAGCATCGGGAAAATTCACTCGTTTTTCGGAAATTTCGGCATGCTTGTGCGCGCCTACACTTACATTCTTTCTCACGGACCGGATGGGCTCAGAAACAACAGCATCAACGCCGTGATCAACGCGAATTACCTGCTCAGCAAGCTCTGTAATTCTTTCGTACTTCCCTTCAATGCGAGACCGATGCATGAATTCGTTCTGTCGACCGATACGCAGAAAGCGCGAGGCGTCAGGACCTTGGATGTTGCGAAGCGGCTGCTCGATTACGGTTATCATGCGCCGACGATTTACTTCCCCTTGATCGTCCATGAAGCATTGATGATCGAGCCGACTGAAACGGAGACAAAGGAAACTCTTGACTCATTTGCAGATGCGCTCCTGATGATCGATCAGGAATCGAGAATTTCTCCCGAGACTTTGAGAGATGCGCCGATGACGACTCCGGTTCGTCGGTTGGACGACGCTTACGCAGCACGGAATGTTAACGTATGCTTCAAAGAGTAA
- a CDS encoding LemA family protein, producing MSRGAIIVLSIVAFLVLICLSIAGCGVANYNKLVSYDENVKQSWGQVENQYQRRYDLIPNLVETVKGYAKHEEEVFEKVAEARSSVGKLTVTPEILNDPQAFGRFQQAQDALSSALTRLMAVSENYPNLKADQNFLALQSQLEGTENRIAVERQRFNQSVQSYNTLVRRMPSAIIASLFGFHERPYFEAQQGASTAPKVQF from the coding sequence ATGTCGCGCGGAGCGATAATCGTTTTGTCAATCGTAGCTTTTCTCGTCCTTATCTGTCTCAGTATCGCCGGCTGTGGGGTCGCAAATTATAACAAACTCGTATCTTATGATGAAAACGTCAAGCAATCGTGGGGACAGGTTGAGAATCAGTACCAGCGAAGGTATGACCTGATTCCGAATCTCGTTGAGACTGTTAAAGGTTATGCGAAACATGAAGAAGAGGTTTTTGAAAAAGTGGCCGAGGCAAGGTCAAGCGTCGGCAAGTTGACGGTCACGCCTGAAATCCTGAATGACCCTCAGGCATTCGGAAGGTTCCAGCAGGCTCAGGACGCTTTGAGCTCGGCTCTTACAAGGCTGATGGCTGTGTCGGAGAATTACCCCAACCTCAAAGCTGATCAGAATTTCCTGGCTCTGCAGTCTCAACTTGAAGGAACCGAGAATCGCATCGCCGTGGAGAGGCAGCGTTTCAACCAGAGCGTACAGAGTTACAACACGCTTGTTCGCAGGATGCCATCTGCTATCATCGCTTCACTTTTCGGTTTTCATGAGCGGCCCTATTTTGAGGCGCAACAGGGCGCAAGCACTGCTCCGAAGGTGCAATTCTAA
- a CDS encoding TPM domain-containing protein produces the protein MPHLKTVAPFALFMFLALPYHGFAQEVPALNQYVTDESGTLDQEQIRTLEARLETYEDTTSTQIVVLMVKSIPQGSIESYSIDVVEKNKIGQKEKNNGLLFLVDVGDHKVRFEVAYGLEGVVTDAYSSYIINQIVIPEFRNGDYYSGIDKGITALAALIGGTFTVDINQRTRSRPASRSIPFAFIVIIAAIFRLLFWNRRFYASSRGIRRSGVFLPPIGGFGGFRGGGFGGGGFSGGGGSFGGGGASGSW, from the coding sequence ATGCCGCACTTGAAAACTGTAGCTCCGTTTGCTCTATTCATGTTCCTTGCTCTGCCGTACCATGGTTTTGCACAGGAAGTCCCTGCACTTAACCAATACGTCACAGATGAAAGCGGCACGCTGGATCAGGAACAAATCAGAACGCTGGAAGCTCGTCTCGAGACTTACGAGGACACTACCTCAACCCAGATTGTCGTGCTGATGGTAAAGTCGATCCCGCAGGGGAGTATTGAATCGTACTCGATCGACGTCGTTGAGAAAAACAAGATCGGTCAGAAAGAAAAAAATAACGGCTTGCTTTTTCTAGTTGATGTCGGAGACCATAAGGTACGGTTCGAAGTTGCATACGGACTGGAGGGAGTCGTAACGGACGCTTACTCCAGCTACATCATAAACCAAATAGTGATACCTGAGTTCAGAAACGGAGATTATTACAGCGGGATAGACAAAGGAATCACGGCGCTCGCTGCTTTGATCGGCGGAACATTTACCGTCGACATAAATCAGCGGACGCGCTCTCGGCCTGCATCTAGATCGATTCCATTCGCGTTTATTGTGATCATTGCGGCAATCTTCAGACTGCTGTTTTGGAATAGAAGATTTTACGCCTCCTCCAGAGGAATCAGAAGAAGCGGCGTATTTTTGCCGCCGATAGGAGGATTTGGCGGCTTCCGAGGTGGTGGGTTCGGCGGCGGCGGCTTCAGCGGCGGTGGAGGTTCATTTGGCGGCGGCGGCGCGAGCGGAAGCTGGTAG
- the aroF gene encoding 3-deoxy-7-phosphoheptulonate synthase codes for MLIVMDTNATDEQITLVEDKIRSLGWTPHEIPGSLRIAIGITGNNGAVDSGLFLNLPGVVECIPVSKPYKLVSRDVKSENTVVHLKNVSIGMKELVLMAGPCSVESRSQINEIAEFVKSQGVQVLRGGAYKPRTSPYSFQGLKEEGLKYLREAADRYGLSVVTEVKDTETLPLVSDYSDLLQIGARNMHNFSLLEAVGRLKKPVLLKRGLAATIEEWMMAAEYIASQGNYDIVLCERGIRTFETYTRNTLDLNAVPLVKHLSHLPIVVDPSHGTGSWELVEPMALAAVAAGADGLMIEVHPHPEKALSDGRQSLRPEKFIELTEKLRKISSAFNKDFPK; via the coding sequence ATGCTTATTGTAATGGACACAAATGCGACTGACGAGCAAATCACTCTAGTCGAGGATAAAATTCGCTCGCTCGGTTGGACGCCGCACGAAATTCCCGGCTCGCTACGAATCGCGATAGGAATTACAGGTAATAACGGCGCTGTCGATTCGGGTCTGTTTTTAAATTTGCCCGGTGTCGTCGAGTGCATCCCCGTGAGCAAGCCGTATAAACTTGTAAGCAGGGATGTGAAGTCGGAAAACACAGTGGTACATTTAAAAAATGTTTCCATTGGTATGAAAGAACTTGTCCTCATGGCAGGTCCATGTTCGGTTGAGAGCAGATCTCAGATCAACGAGATTGCAGAATTCGTGAAGTCGCAAGGCGTTCAGGTGCTTCGCGGCGGCGCGTATAAGCCGCGGACCTCCCCTTACTCGTTCCAAGGTTTGAAAGAGGAAGGGCTGAAATACCTGCGTGAAGCCGCCGACCGATATGGGCTGAGCGTTGTTACCGAAGTGAAGGATACCGAGACTCTTCCTCTGGTCAGCGATTACTCAGACCTGCTTCAAATCGGCGCCCGCAATATGCACAACTTCTCGCTGCTTGAAGCGGTGGGACGCTTGAAAAAGCCGGTTCTCCTCAAACGCGGACTTGCAGCTACAATAGAAGAGTGGATGATGGCAGCTGAGTATATTGCATCACAAGGAAACTACGACATCGTTTTATGTGAACGTGGGATCAGAACATTCGAGACTTACACGAGAAATACGCTCGACCTGAACGCGGTCCCGCTCGTCAAGCATCTCTCTCACCTTCCCATCGTTGTCGATCCAAGTCACGGCACGGGAAGCTGGGAGCTGGTTGAACCTATGGCACTTGCGGCAGTCGCAGCGGGCGCAGATGGGCTGATGATCGAGGTACATCCTCATCCTGAAAAAGCTCTCTCCGACGGAAGACAGTCGCTTAGGCCCGAAAAGTTCATAGAGTTGACCGAAAAACTCAGAAAAATTTCCTCGGCATTTAATAAAGATTTTCCCAAATGA
- a CDS encoding TPM domain-containing protein, protein MKKILTKDELQNLAEQIGEIEKKTAAEIRVVVHHKKHWSERKLSARQVAEREFGVLNMAKTKKGTGILVFILVSERQFELLADHGVIAVLPEEFWTNAAQKLSGHFSRNNFYDGLKAALAEIGEVLETKLPPIAGEQSELPNDVVED, encoded by the coding sequence ATGAAGAAAATCCTGACAAAAGATGAGCTCCAGAATCTGGCTGAACAGATAGGAGAAATCGAGAAAAAGACCGCCGCAGAAATTCGCGTCGTGGTACACCACAAGAAGCACTGGAGCGAAAGAAAACTTTCGGCGCGCCAGGTTGCCGAGCGCGAATTTGGAGTACTCAACATGGCGAAGACCAAAAAAGGAACCGGCATCCTGGTATTCATTCTGGTGAGTGAAAGACAATTTGAACTTCTGGCCGACCACGGGGTAATCGCCGTGCTTCCGGAGGAGTTTTGGACGAATGCGGCGCAAAAATTGTCCGGACATTTTTCGAGAAATAATTTTTATGACGGTTTGAAAGCGGCACTGGCGGAAATCGGGGAAGTGCTCGAAACTAAATTGCCTCCAATAGCCGGGGAGCAAAGCGAGCTCCCGAACGATGTCGTAGAGGATTGA
- a CDS encoding nitrilase-related carbon-nitrogen hydrolase, with protein sequence MEKFSLAIGQIKPKLGDLKCNLDRHLEIAVQAQEKGAALMLFPELGLTGYSVRDLNSELAMSADDKFFQPLLSLSKKISIVAGTIIRDENGGIRNSLIYFEDATVKHIHYKVYLPTYGLFEEQRYFLPGREVKAFDTKFGKIGLLICEDLWHISLPYILALQGAKLILSSAASPTRLSGDSEEHSGYQINSEQHRSISRLLSIYLAFAHRVGFEDGVSFWGGSEVVSPHGAVVAAGKLYDEDTILSEIDLAEVDRARLFSRHFLDENPGLLVSHLKALGF encoded by the coding sequence TTGGAGAAATTCAGTCTCGCGATCGGACAGATCAAGCCAAAACTCGGGGATCTGAAATGTAATCTAGACCGCCATCTTGAAATAGCCGTGCAGGCACAAGAAAAAGGCGCGGCTCTAATGCTCTTTCCGGAACTTGGATTGACCGGTTATTCAGTCCGAGATCTAAATTCCGAGCTCGCGATGAGTGCGGACGATAAGTTCTTTCAACCCCTGCTGTCTCTAAGCAAGAAAATTTCTATCGTGGCGGGCACCATAATCCGAGATGAGAACGGCGGCATTCGCAACAGCCTGATCTATTTTGAAGATGCTACGGTCAAGCACATCCATTATAAAGTCTATTTGCCCACGTACGGACTTTTTGAAGAGCAGAGATATTTTCTTCCCGGAAGAGAGGTCAAAGCCTTCGACACGAAATTCGGGAAGATCGGTCTCTTGATTTGTGAGGATTTATGGCACATCTCCCTTCCTTACATTCTGGCACTTCAAGGAGCAAAGCTCATTCTTTCATCTGCGGCAAGCCCAACTCGTCTCTCCGGCGACAGCGAAGAACATTCGGGCTACCAGATCAACAGTGAACAGCACCGGAGTATTTCTCGTCTGCTGAGTATCTATCTTGCCTTTGCCCATCGAGTCGGTTTCGAAGACGGGGTGAGTTTTTGGGGAGGTTCGGAAGTCGTTTCGCCTCACGGTGCCGTCGTCGCTGCAGGAAAACTTTATGACGAAGATACCATTTTGTCTGAAATAGATTTGGCCGAGGTGGATCGCGCGAGATTGTTTTCGCGGCATTTCCTTGATGAAAATCCTGGGCTGCTTGTCTCACATCTTAAGGCGTTGGGGTTCTGA
- the htpX gene encoding zinc metalloprotease HtpX, producing the protein MKNTLKTVFFMTLMMVLFLFIGNIIGGKTGLTYAFLFSLVMNFFAYWFSDKMVLMSYHAREVREAEAPRLHTMVHRLATRAGIPMPKLYMIPTETPNAFATGRSPQHAAVAVTEGVMRILNDEELEAVIGHELSHVLHRDILTSTIVATFAGTITYLAQMLSWSLFFFGGRGRDNDSSGIGELFVIIVAPIAAMLIQLAVSRSREYKADEGGAELSKKPLSLANALQKLQVSAQQIPMQAQPSTAHLFIINPLSARSFARLFSTHPPTEERIAKLEALAAGRNLY; encoded by the coding sequence ATGAAGAATACTCTAAAAACAGTGTTCTTTATGACTTTGATGATGGTTCTGTTCCTCTTTATCGGGAACATAATCGGCGGTAAAACGGGGTTAACATACGCTTTCTTGTTCAGTCTTGTCATGAATTTCTTTGCTTACTGGTTCTCTGACAAGATGGTACTAATGAGTTATCACGCAAGAGAAGTCAGGGAGGCAGAGGCACCGAGACTTCACACCATGGTACACCGGCTGGCCACCCGCGCCGGTATTCCCATGCCGAAGCTTTATATGATTCCTACAGAGACACCAAACGCCTTCGCGACCGGCAGGAGTCCGCAACATGCTGCGGTCGCCGTGACAGAGGGGGTAATGAGAATTTTAAACGATGAGGAATTGGAGGCCGTTATCGGACACGAGCTTTCGCACGTTCTTCACCGCGATATTTTGACTTCCACGATTGTAGCGACATTCGCTGGAACGATAACGTATCTTGCCCAGATGCTGAGCTGGTCATTGTTCTTTTTCGGAGGACGCGGAAGGGACAATGATTCGTCAGGCATCGGCGAACTATTCGTGATTATCGTTGCACCTATTGCGGCGATGTTGATACAATTGGCAGTTTCCCGTTCGCGGGAATACAAAGCGGACGAAGGAGGAGCCGAACTATCTAAGAAGCCTCTGTCGCTTGCGAACGCATTGCAGAAACTGCAGGTCAGTGCCCAGCAGATTCCCATGCAGGCACAGCCTTCCACGGCGCACCTCTTCATAATAAACCCATTAAGCGCGCGATCCTTTGCGAGACTTTTCAGCACGCATCCTCCAACAGAGGAGCGAATAGCAAAACTTGAAGCATTAGCAGCAGGAAGAAACCTCTACTAA
- a CDS encoding Glu/Leu/Phe/Val dehydrogenase: MDSYKEPAPIVDWENPFESMMERFDVAAEMLELERGVYEYLKTPVKQIIVSIPIQMDNAEIEVFEGYRVIHNDALGPSKGGIRYAPDITLDEIKALAAWMTWKCSIANIPFGGAKGGVKCDPSKLTPVELEKITRRFTANMLDVFGPDKDIPAPDMNTNEQIMAWIMDTYSMHVRRTENAVVTGKPLIIGGSLGRREATGRGVMVAAFAAMAKVGLNPKQTSCAVQGFGNVGSVSAKLLSEQGLRVVAVSDISGGYYNKRGIDVNKAIEWVQKTRSLEGSGIGDQVTNEDLLELDVDVLVPAAKEDQITSHNASKIKAKIIVEGANGPTVAKADPILDEKGILVVPDILANSGGVTVSYFEWVQDRQGFFWTLDRVNRRLERMMHDAFNNVFQTAEKYKVSMRLGAYILAIDKVAKTLKIRGIYA; this comes from the coding sequence ATGGATTCTTACAAAGAGCCCGCCCCAATTGTCGATTGGGAAAATCCGTTTGAATCGATGATGGAGAGATTCGATGTCGCGGCCGAGATGCTTGAGCTCGAACGCGGTGTTTACGAATATCTGAAGACACCCGTCAAGCAAATCATCGTTTCAATCCCGATACAGATGGACAACGCTGAGATCGAAGTGTTTGAAGGATATCGTGTAATCCACAACGATGCCCTGGGTCCATCGAAGGGTGGAATCCGCTATGCGCCGGACATAACTCTGGATGAGATTAAAGCCCTCGCAGCATGGATGACGTGGAAATGCTCGATCGCCAATATCCCGTTCGGAGGAGCGAAGGGTGGAGTAAAATGTGATCCATCGAAGCTGACCCCGGTTGAGCTTGAAAAAATTACACGGCGATTTACTGCAAACATGCTCGACGTCTTTGGACCCGACAAAGATATTCCCGCGCCGGACATGAATACGAACGAACAAATCATGGCATGGATCATGGACACGTACAGCATGCATGTTCGCCGGACGGAGAATGCCGTAGTCACAGGTAAACCTCTGATAATCGGCGGCTCGCTCGGCAGACGAGAAGCAACCGGAAGAGGAGTCATGGTAGCAGCATTTGCAGCAATGGCGAAGGTCGGCCTGAATCCGAAACAGACAAGTTGTGCAGTCCAGGGGTTCGGCAACGTCGGCTCGGTATCTGCGAAACTTTTGAGTGAGCAGGGATTAAGGGTTGTTGCGGTCAGCGATATAAGCGGCGGATACTATAACAAGCGCGGGATAGATGTGAACAAAGCTATTGAATGGGTGCAGAAGACCAGATCACTGGAAGGAAGCGGAATCGGCGACCAGGTCACCAACGAGGATCTCCTTGAACTGGACGTTGACGTTCTCGTCCCTGCGGCGAAAGAAGATCAAATTACTTCGCACAACGCTTCCAAGATTAAGGCAAAAATAATTGTTGAAGGAGCAAATGGGCCGACTGTTGCGAAAGCTGATCCGATTCTGGACGAGAAAGGAATTCTCGTTGTCCCGGACATCCTCGCAAATTCCGGCGGCGTGACGGTCAGCTATTTTGAATGGGTTCAGGATCGTCAGGGATTCTTCTGGACTCTCGACAGGGTCAATCGTCGTCTCGAACGGATGATGCACGACGCATTCAATAATGTTTTTCAAACTGCGGAGAAGTACAAAGTTTCGATGCGCCTCGGCGCATATATTCTGGCAATTGACAAGGTTGCAAAGACTCTTAAGATCCGCGGAATCTATGCGTAA